One Natronomonas gomsonensis genomic window, AGGCGAGGTGTTCTTCGACGTGCCGATGACCATCAACGCCCGTCGGGTTCGGAACGTCCACCTCGTCTTCGATGACGGCGAGGTGGTCGACTTTTCGGCCGAACAGGGCGCGGACGCCCTCCAGTCGGTGTTGGACACCGACCCCGGCGCTCGACGCCTCGGCGAACTCGGCATCGGGATGAACCGCGGCATCGACCGCTTCACCGACAACATCCTCTTCGACGAGAAGATGGGCGACACCGTCCACATGGCGGTCGGCCGCGCCTACGACTCGAATCTCCCCGACGGCGAGACGGGCAACGAGTCGGCCGTCCACGTCGACATGATTACTGACGTTTCCTCGGCCTCGCGGCTGGAGGTCGACGGCGAGGTAATCCAAGAGGACGGCCAGTTCTGGTTCGAGGCGTAGTGGGCCGTCAGTCCCCGTCGTCCCTCGGGTCGGAGGGTATCACCCGTGCGACGGCGTCGTCGAACGTTTCGGCGTACGTCGCCGTCAGTTGACTCATCGACAGCACCGTCGTGAGAAAGCGGTCTTCGGCGCGGTCGGACAGTTCTTGCATCGAGTCGAAGCGCCCGTCGACGACTCCGTGGGCACACTTCGCGTCCACGCCGGTCGTGCGTTCGAGGGCGTGTAACTGCATGTGCGTCATCGCGCGGGCGGCACTCGTCGTCTCTCGCTGGAGGGTCGAACCAGTCGAAATCAGCTCGAAAGCCGTTCGGCTGAGTTTCCGTTGGGCTTCGGCGGCGTCGGGCAGCGGGGAGAGGCGTCCGCCGGGTAGTATGTGTTGCATGGTAGCACTCCGCGACTGTCAGCCGAGTTGCACTCCGTGGTTATAAACGTTAACCAGTGTTCACAGTTCAATACTCGGGTCGCCGCTGACTATCGTCCGCTACCCGCGGTCACGGATGGTTTGTGTGGTCTCTAATGGCTTCTAATGGTTTTGAAACCCGGGAAAATCTAAACGCTGTTCCACGCGTGGGTGTTCCGCTACGCCCACCAGGCGCTCCGACGCTCCTCGTAGCTCGCGCTCTCCCTGAGCGGTTCGGGGTACTCGCTGTCGTCGGTGTGTCCGAACCCGGTTCCCAGCCACCGGCCGACGTGCCAGCCGATTACGTCCACGTCGAGGTCGACCAACACGACTGTCAGCGAGTCGTAGTACTCCAGGGCGCCGTCGCCGTCCTCGTCGCCACCCGAGAGGGTGCCACAGGACCCCGGCCCGCTCCGACACGCCGCCGTCCCGTCGAACTCGACGACGATATCCGCGTCTTCGCGGGAATCGGCGGCGTAGAACGTCACGTTCTCGGGGACGGTGCCGCCGGCGCCGTCGGCGTAGTAGCCGAGTGCGGCCCGAACCTGTCGTCTGGCTTCCTCACGGTCTGTCTCCGGCAGCGCCTCGTAGTCGGCGTACACGCGGAGTTCGTTCGTCCGCCACGGCAGCGCGCGGTCGGTCGCGTTCGGCTTCGGGACGGTGTTCAGCGCCGAGTACGCCTGCATAACCTCCCGTGGGGCGTCGCCGTGGCGCAACCCGAGGGTGTGTCCGAACTCGTGTTTCAGCACCTGGACGGTCGACTCTTCGGAGAGGCCGGTACGGACTCGCACGTCGACCGGCCGGTCGACCTGTCGAGCGTCGGTCAGAACGGGTGCACAGCCGGCGGTGTGTTCGTCGCTGTGGGCGCCACACTCCGAGACGCGCTCGACGAACCGGACGTGGATATCGGCGTTCTCGGCGGAGTCGACCAGCCGCAACCCCACGTCGTACCCCGCGTACCGCTGGCTGTTCTCAGTCCAGTAGGCCGCCGCCCGGTGGACCAGCCGTCGGTAGTCGCGGTCGTCGTCGGGGGCGGACTCGTAACTGACCGCGATGACCTCCGAACGCCAGTGGTTGTCGGGGTCGCCGTCCCAGTTGTCAGTGTGTTCGAGAACTTCCGGGTTTATCGGTCCGACACACCCCGACAGCGCGAGCAACAGCGCGACAGCGACGGCACACCACCGGCGATTCATCGATTCGACGCACGCGTGTGAACTAAAAGACAGTTTCGACCGATTCGGCGGGGCGAAGCGACGCCCGTCGGCGGGGCTACGCACGTAGTGGCTGAGGGTAGTAAGCCCCCTTCTGTTTTCACCCGGTATTCGGCTGAGCACCCGTCGCGTCTCCGGGCTACCAAGTGCGACGGGCTTGCACCGGTGAGGATTCGCCGTTCCATCCGTCCTTCCGCGTCTACTTGCGGTCTAACGACCACGCGCGCGCTCGGCGGGTTAACTCCCTTCCCTTGCGGGTCGGTTCGCGCGCTTGCGGCCGGGCCGCAAGCGCCACGGGCCGCCAGTGGCGGCCCGCACGCCTCATCGCTCGGCGGAAGCGGTCTCGTTTCTGTTCCAGTGCCAGCGGTCTCCCGCTCCGGGCTTGCGCCCGGTCACCTGCCCGGAGGGTGGGGGGACTTTCCTCATGAGTGTCGTCGGCGCGTCGCGCCGACGCAACCCACGGGGACCGGGCTTCCTCTGCCGTTCGTCGGTAGGCGAGTCGCCCGTTTAAGGGATTCGGTGGTCCGAGCGGCGACTCACTCGGCAGCCCGGAAACCGACGCGTCGAGCGTCGGCCGCCGCGCGGTCGATGGCCGCATCGAGGTCGAACTCGGCGACGACCTCGCCGTCGCGGACGAGCGGTTCCAGAAGCGATTCGCCGTCGGTCGGCCCCGGTTCGTCGGCCAACGCGACGTGGTGGCCGCCGTCGGGCGTCCGGTACACCGACTTCGTCCCCGAGAGTTTGCCCTTCTTGGCGGCCGGTTCGCCACCGATTTCGACGATGTCGAGGGCGAAATCCACCGGGTCGGCGTTGGAGATGTAACTGCCGACGCCGAAGCCGTCGGCCACGTCGCGCAGTTCCCGAATCGTCTCCGGCGTGATGCCGCCGCTGACGAATATCTCGACGTCCTCGTGGCCCTCGGCGTCGAGTTCCCAGCGGGTCTCGCGAATGATG contains:
- a CDS encoding matrixin family metalloprotease; protein product: MNRRWCAVAVALLLALSGCVGPINPEVLEHTDNWDGDPDNHWRSEVIAVSYESAPDDDRDYRRLVHRAAAYWTENSQRYAGYDVGLRLVDSAENADIHVRFVERVSECGAHSDEHTAGCAPVLTDARQVDRPVDVRVRTGLSEESTVQVLKHEFGHTLGLRHGDAPREVMQAYSALNTVPKPNATDRALPWRTNELRVYADYEALPETDREEARRQVRAALGYYADGAGGTVPENVTFYAADSREDADIVVEFDGTAACRSGPGSCGTLSGGDEDGDGALEYYDSLTVVLVDLDVDVIGWHVGRWLGTGFGHTDDSEYPEPLRESASYEERRSAWWA